CTTCTCCGTCATTCAGCTCACTTCCGAGCGGCAATACGTCGAGTTGTTCAATTTGGTATTCCAACAGCTTACTCTTTTCTCGCCTGCGGTCGATTTCCTGCTCAAAATGTTGTTTCAGTGAACCTTTGTCGAATTTTCGCTCTCGCCCCTGGCGCCGCAACTCAAACGTGAGCTGCTCACATTCTTTTTGCACTTTCATTTCGAAAGTTTTCCAACATCGTTCGCTTGCTTTGTTCAGTCAAAACTTTTTTTACGGTTACGGGCCTTATAAGTTTCATACCATCACTCCGAGGTTCACGATTTGAAAAAAATTCGGCCGACCGTGCAGACGAAAAAAGCTGAAAAGGAGAGGCATCCCTCCCCTTTTAGTCCTCGATATCGAGATGTACTCTTTGGTTGGCCCCGGACGCAGCCGCGCTTAAGACGGTGCGAATCGCCTGAGCGATCCTCCCTTTTTTACCGATCACCTTACCCATGTCTTCCGGGTTCACGGAGAGCTTATAAGTGACTGATCTTTCGCCGGGAATCTCGGTGATCTTGACGTCTTCTGGATAATCAACGAGTGATTTCACAATCGTCTCCAATAAGCGTTCCATTATTCGCCCACCTATTGAGCTTGATTTTTCAGTTTGGCGTTGTGGAGTTTTTCCATCAATCCTTGCTTCGAGAACAAGTTGCGCACCGTATCGGAAGGTTTCGCTCCATCGAGCATCCATTTCAAAGCTTTTTCCTCATCAAGGTTCACTTCTGCCGGATTCACGAGCGGATTGTAAGTCCCCACTTGCTCAATGATACGGCCGTCGCGCGGCGAACGGGAATCCGCAACGACTACGCGATAGAACGGACGCTTCTTCGATCCCATACGTTTCAAACGAATTTTTACTGCCATGATTCATCAGCCTCCTAAAATTGTAACAACCATAACGATTGTTGTTTCCATTCATTATTTTTCGTCGTGCTTTGTTCCACCCGCCGAACACTAAATCCAAATGCAGAACATTTCGATCGGTCGGGCAAACAGCTTACATAAAGGGGAATTGAAAAGGATTTTTCTTGCCTTTCCCTTTTGTCGCACTCGTCATTTGCTTCATCATTTTCTTCATGTCTTCGAACTGCTTAATCAACCGGTTCACATCTCTTACCGAAGTGCCGCTCCCTTTCGCGATTCGTTTCCTCCGGCTGGCATTGATGATTTCCGGCTGTTGCTTTTCCTTGCCCGTCATCGATTGAATGATCGCCTCGATGTGGCTGATCTGCTTTTCATCGATTTGTAAATTTTTCATGCCCTTCATCTTGTTCGCTCCAGGCATCATCGCAAGCAGTTCGTCGAGCGGCCCCATGTTCCGCACCTGTCCGAGCTGTTCGAGAAAATCATCGAACGTGAAGCTGGCGGTACGCATCTTTTGCTCAAGATCTTTCGCTTTCTCCTCATCGACGGACGATTGTGCCTTTTCAATGAGCGTCAGCACATCGCCCATGCCGAGAATTCTCGAAGCCATCCGTTCCGGATGAAACGGTTCGAGCGCGTCGAGTTTCTCGCCGGTACCGATGAACTTAATCGGTTGATCGGTGACTGCCTTGACGGAAAGCGCAGCCCCGCCGCGGGTGTCGCCGTCCATCTTCGTCAAAATGACGCCCGTGAGGCCGAGTCGTTCGTTAAAACTTTCCGCAACATTCACCGCATCTTGACCTGTCATCGCATCAACCACGAGCAAAATTTCATCCGGTTGGACGGCGTTCTTAATGTCGGAAAGCTCTTCCATCAGTTTTTCGTCGATATGGAGGCGCCCGGCCGTATCAATGAGCACATAGTCATGATGGTCTTCCTTCGCCTTTTCGACAGCACCCTCCGCGATTTTGACGGGGCTTTCCTTATCGCCGAGCGAAAATACCGGCAAATCCAATTGCTTCCCGAGCGTTTGCAGCTGATTGATCGCCGCGGGGCGATAGACGTCTGCCGCCGCGAGAAGCGGCTTCCGATTATGCTGTTTGCGTAAATGGTTCGCCAGTTTGCCGATGTGCGTCGTTTTTCCGGCGCCTTGCAATCCGACGAGCATGACGACCGTCGGCGGCTTGTTCGCCGCGGCGATTTTGCTCTGCTCACCGCCCATCAAGCGCGTCAATTCTTCTTGAACGACTTTGATGACCTGTTGTCCCGGCGTCAAGCTTTTGAGCACTTCCTGACCGACGGCGCGCTCTTTGACGCGTTTAATAAAGTCTTTGACGACTTTAAAGTTGACGTCCGCCTCAAGCAAGGCGAGGCGCACTTCACGCGTCATTTGTTTGACGTCTTCCTCGCTTACTTTCCCTTTTCCGCGAATCTTCTTGATTGTTTCTTGAAGCCGATCGGCTAACCCTTCAAAAGCCATCGCAAACGACGCCTCCCAACGTGATCGTTACTCAAGATTTTCAAGAGCATCAATGATGTCGAATAGGTTGTCGGACGAGCCGTCCGCTTGCACGAGCGAACGCAATTGTTCAAGCAAGCCGGAGCGACGTTGAAATCTCGCAAGCAGCCCGAGCTTCTCTTCGAAATCCTCCAGCATCGCTTCCGTCCGCCGCAGCGTATCATGCACCGCCTGTCTCGAAACGTGAAACTGTTCGGCGACTTCGCCGAGCGAATAATCGTCCATGTAATAGAGAGCCATGTATTGCCGCTGCTTCTCGGTTAAAAGCGGATGATAAAAATCGTACAGATTGCTCATCCGCATCGTCTTTTCCAACATTACGGCATCTCCTCGGGATTGTAAAGTGAAACGCCTTTACACATAAAAACAGTTTAGTACCGACACCGATGTTTGTCAAGGTGGGCTGCAAAAAAATCCCCGCTGCTAAGCGGGGAAGCAATCATCATTCGTCTTGCGGCTCCGCAAACAAGCCGAAGACGAATTTCTCTGGGTCGAACGGCTGCAAATCATCGATGCCTTCACCGAGTCCGACAAGCTTCACGGGAATGTCAAGTTCGTTGCGAATCGCGAAAATGATGCCTCCTTTTGCTGTGCCGTCCATTTTCGTTAAGGCAATGCCGGTCACGTCCGTCACCTCGCCGAACATTTTCGCTTGTTGCAGCGCGTTTTGGCCCGTTGTCGCGTCGAGCGCGAGCAACACTTCATGCGGCGCACCTGGCATTTCCCGCGAGATGACTCGTTTTACTTTTTCGAGCTCTTTCATCAAGTTTACTTTGTTTTGCAAGCGTCCCGCCGTATCGCACAGCAGCACGTCGACGTTCCGAGACCGCGCGGCTTGCAACCCGTCATAAATGACGGCTGCCGGATCGGAGCCTTCTTGGTGTTTGATCACGTCGACACCAACGCGTTCCCCCCACACCGAAAGCTGTTCGATCGCACCGGCGCGAAACGTATCGCCGGCCGCAAGCAAGACGGACTTTCCGTCGCTTTTCAGTTGATGCGCCAATTTGCCGAGCGTCGTCGTTTTGCCGGCACCATTGACGCCGACAACGAGAATGACCGTCAACCCGTTCGTTTGCATGTTCAACGCATTGTCACTCTTGCCGGATTGCAAAAACTCGGCAAGTTTCTCGGATATGACCGACTGCAACTGCTCCGTATCTTTAATATTGCGCGTGCGCGCTTCGTTTTTCAGCTCTTCAACGAGATCCATTACCGTTTCAACGCCGACGTCGGCGGTAATCAAAAGTTCTTCCAATTCTTCGAAGAAATCTTCGTCGACCTTCCGGTAATTTTTTACGAGATCATTCACTCGCGAGGCAAACGAATTTCGCGTCTTAGAAAGCCCGCTTTTAAATTTTTCCGTAGCCGTGTCA
This sequence is a window from Bacillales bacterium. Protein-coding genes within it:
- a CDS encoding YlqD family protein; translation: MKVQKECEQLTFELRRQGRERKFDKGSLKQHFEQEIDRRREKSKLLEYQIEQLDVLPLGSELNDGEVDMIVDVDIGDDWDKIMSEPSVVIKNGKVFEIRQGGH
- a CDS encoding KH domain-containing protein, which encodes MERLLETIVKSLVDYPEDVKITEIPGERSVTYKLSVNPEDMGKVIGKKGRIAQAIRTVLSAAASGANQRVHLDIED
- the rpsP gene encoding 30S ribosomal protein S16, which codes for MAVKIRLKRMGSKKRPFYRVVVADSRSPRDGRIIEQVGTYNPLVNPAEVNLDEEKALKWMLDGAKPSDTVRNLFSKQGLMEKLHNAKLKNQAQ
- the ffh gene encoding signal recognition particle protein, translated to MAFEGLADRLQETIKKIRGKGKVSEEDVKQMTREVRLALLEADVNFKVVKDFIKRVKERAVGQEVLKSLTPGQQVIKVVQEELTRLMGGEQSKIAAANKPPTVVMLVGLQGAGKTTHIGKLANHLRKQHNRKPLLAAADVYRPAAINQLQTLGKQLDLPVFSLGDKESPVKIAEGAVEKAKEDHHDYVLIDTAGRLHIDEKLMEELSDIKNAVQPDEILLVVDAMTGQDAVNVAESFNERLGLTGVILTKMDGDTRGGAALSVKAVTDQPIKFIGTGEKLDALEPFHPERMASRILGMGDVLTLIEKAQSSVDEEKAKDLEQKMRTASFTFDDFLEQLGQVRNMGPLDELLAMMPGANKMKGMKNLQIDEKQISHIEAIIQSMTGKEKQQPEIINASRRKRIAKGSGTSVRDVNRLIKQFEDMKKMMKQMTSATKGKGKKNPFQFPFM
- a CDS encoding putative DNA-binding protein codes for the protein MLEKTMRMSNLYDFYHPLLTEKQRQYMALYYMDDYSLGEVAEQFHVSRQAVHDTLRRTEAMLEDFEEKLGLLARFQRRSGLLEQLRSLVQADGSSDNLFDIIDALENLE
- the ftsY gene encoding signal recognition particle-docking protein FtsY, with amino-acid sequence MSFLKNLKEKFTGTSDTATEKFKSGLSKTRNSFASRVNDLVKNYRKVDEDFFEELEELLITADVGVETVMDLVEELKNEARTRNIKDTEQLQSVISEKLAEFLQSGKSDNALNMQTNGLTVILVVGVNGAGKTTTLGKLAHQLKSDGKSVLLAAGDTFRAGAIEQLSVWGERVGVDVIKHQEGSDPAAVIYDGLQAARSRNVDVLLCDTAGRLQNKVNLMKELEKVKRVISREMPGAPHEVLLALDATTGQNALQQAKMFGEVTDVTGIALTKMDGTAKGGIIFAIRNELDIPVKLVGLGEGIDDLQPFDPEKFVFGLFAEPQDE